The following nucleotide sequence is from Gammaproteobacteria bacterium.
CAGGTCAGATTCGCCCATTTCAATCTGCGCTGCATGAATCTGGGCAATCGACTTGACAATGGAAAGGCCGAGACCAGCGCCTGGCGCATTGGTATCACCGGCGCGATAAAACCGTCCCAGCACTTTTTCATGCTCGTTTGAATCGAGGCCGACTAGGGGCTTAGCCGGAGGCAGCAAAATTCTCTAGTTTCTCAAGCAGTTCAATGGGGACAGTAACGCCATCGGTTTCGACCCGCAACCTGGTCTCGTGACGGCGCGCGCCCGGCAAACGCACACCCGGTTCCTGCGCCAGTGCGGTCAGCATGGTTTCGAGTCGTGTGGAGTAGGCCTTATCTCCTCCCGGGGCAAATGCACCCGGCGAGATCGCGATAAAAAACTGGCCTACCTTGGGTTCACCGCCGGTGTTGTCCTTGAACACCGGTGCCTGGAACGAGCAGTGTGGACCACTTAACACGCCCGCGAGCAGATCGACCAGCAGGCCGAGCAACATACCCTTGTAGCCACCGGCGGGTGCCAGCGCACCCCCGTTGATCACGGCGGCAGCATCGGTGGTATCGTTGCCATCCTTGTCGTAACCCCAGCCAACCGGGATCGATCGGCCTTCGGCTGCGGCTTTCTTGATCGTTACCAGTGCGACCTGGCTGGTGGCCATATCGGCAATGACAGGAACATTGCCATTACGCGGAATCGCAAATGCCATCGGGTTGGTGCCGAAGAACGGTCGCGCACCGGGGGCCGGGGCCACCGCCGACGGCGAATTCGCGAAGCCGATCCCGATTAAACCGGCGCCCGCCATGCGTTGCACGAACCAGCCCACGACACCTGCAGAGTAGGAATCGACGATCGACAGCGCGGCAATTCCCTGGGACCTGGCTAGTGCATAAAAATCGGTTTCACTGTCGACGAAAGCTGCGTGCGCAAAACCGCTATCGGCGTGCGCGCGCAATGCAGATGGGGTTATCTGCGCATGCGAGGGCTGTGCATCACGATTGATTTTGCCGACCTGCAAATGTCCGCAGTATAGCGGTAGGTATCCAAGCCCGACGGTGCGGATGCCATCGCACTCTGCATCCACTACCGATTGCACCGCGATATCCAGCTGCTGCCCGTGGGCGCCGCAGCCCGCGAGCGCCCGTCGAGCCAGGTCATCAACCTCGGCCAGGGTCAACACTTTACTTTGTTCGGTCATGTCCTGTTCCTCCATTGTCATTCCCGCGTAGGCGGCGGTCCGGCGGTCCGGAATATTGTCATCGAGACACCCCTGCAAGATCCTGGTACGGGGCAGCGATAATGCTTTAAGGCGTTAGTTTCTGTAAAACGTCCTGCGAACCCTGCGTCACAAAACCCGCATCCACGCCGGCACAAATAAGCCTGTAGCCCTGGTCAATATAGGGTTGAACACTCTCCGCGGTCACGCCGAAATAGCCCAGTGCAACGTCATTCTGCTGGCAAACCCGGGTGACTTTATCGATCGCCCTGACGACTTCGGGATGATCGATCTCGCCCATTTTATTCATGCTGGCAGAGAGATCATAAGGGCCGACGAAGACCGCGTCGATACCGTCGACTTGTGCAATTTCTTCGATATTGTCGACCGCTTCGATGTGTTCAGCCTGGACGATCACCGCGAGGTGCTCGTTTGCCGATTCCACGTAACTGGCAAAATCCAGCCCGTATCCCTGGGCGCGCGCCAGCCCGACGCCGCGCCCACCCTGCGGTGGATACTTGCACCACTCAACAATGCGCCGGGCCTCATCGGCGCTATTGACCTGCGGCGCGATAATGCCATCGGCACCGATATCGAGAACCTTCTTAATCTCGCTCTCGGTCCTGGCGGCCACCCTGATAATACCGGCGCTGCGTCCCGCAACCGCCTGCAGCATGCGCTGCCAGTCAAGCGTTGATAACGGGCTGTGCTCACCATCCATGAACAGCCAGTCAAATCCACATTTGGTCACCATTTCCGCGATCTCGGGCGCCGGTATCGTCAACATCGTACCGAGTAGTAATTCATTATTTCGTAGGCGTTGGGTAAAGTTCATATTCTGGAATCAGGTCAGTCTGGTATATCCGGGATTAAACACCAATGCTCTTCGCCATCAACGAAGCGCACAGCAGTATCCCGCCGATTAGCACTAGTTCCCAGTGGATAGCACTTTTCAGGCGTTTTACGGTCGCGCTCTTCAAATCAGGTACAATACCTTGGCTAAGTTCACTATTCCAGCGCACATACTGAATCGTCGGGTAGAGCGAAATGAGCGCGGTAACAATGAACAGCCCGAGTTTAATCTGGAAAAACGTGTTGGCGAAATAATAGTCGCTGCCCTTTTCAAAATAGAACACGCGCAGAAACCCGAACACCAGTAACAGCGTGGCAGCAATCCCGACGACCCGGTCCGCACGCTGTATCCTTCTCGCGGTCTTGACGCTCAGCGATTCGGTAATCAGCGCAAGTTCAATTACCAGGGCTGCAGCCAGCGCAAAAAATGCCAGGAAGTGACCGAACGCGATGAGCGCGGCCGCAATCACTACGGCGAAATCCGATTCATCGCCCAACCGCCCTCGACCGGGGTATAGACGATGCGATCATGGAGGCGATTATCCTGCCCCTGCCAGAATTCAAAATACTCGGGTACCAGGCGATAGCCAAGCCAGGTCTCCGGGCGCGGCACATCACCGTCGGGATAGGCCGCACGCAGACGCAATACTTCATCCTCCAGGTGACTGCGACTCTCTACATCTGCCGACTGGTGAGACGCCGCGGCACTAAAGCGACTGCCTTCCGGCCGCATCAGGAAATATTTTTCTGCATCAACGACCGGCAGCATTTCTACCTTGCCGTGAACGCGTACCTGGCGACTGAAATCGCGCCAGTGAAACAACAGCGCGGCCTGGGGATTCGCTTCGATCTCCTGACCCTTCTGGCTGCGCGCATCGCTGTACCAGCAGAATCCTTCGTCATCAACGTGCTTGAGCAGGACTATCCGGGCGGATGGTCTGCCACCTGAGTCCGCAGTGGCCAGCGTCATCGCGGTAGCATCGAGCAGTTCCAGATCACGCGCACGCTGTAACCAGCGCCCGAACTGCACAATTGGATCCGGATCCATGTCCTTCCTGTAGATTCCATGCGCTTCGTAATCACGGCGCACATCACTCAGGTCGATTTCGATCGCCATTAAAATACCTTGCTGAACAGGGCCTGCAGTGCTTCCCAGGATTTTTCGTCGGCAGATTGCTGGTAACCCAGGTCGATACCATATTTTTTTGCGTTTACGTCCGCTTCCGGATTACTGAAACCGTGTTTTGCTTCCGCCAGCAGCAAGACTTCATAGTCTGCTTTCGCCGCCTCCATTTCCTGTTTAAAGCCCTCCAGGTCTTCCATGGTTACCATCGAATCGGCGGCTCCGTGGCACACGAGGATTCGTGGCTTGATGCTGCCGGGCTCGGCGGTGTGAAAAGATCCCAATGCACCGTGGAAACTTGCCACGGCCAATAACGGCAGGCCGATTCGTGCCATGTGCAGTACCATCGCGCCACCAAAGCAGTAACCGATTGCCGCGGTACGCCCGGGATCAACTCCCGGCTGACTCAGCAATACATCGTAGCCTGCCTTGAGTGCGGCGGTGCCGGTTTCCATGTCGTTTAGGACCCCGGTCATCAACGCACCAGCCTGATCGGTGTCCTGCGCAACGGCCCCGCCACCATACATGTCGATCGCGAGCGCGACGTATCCAAGCTCCGCGAGCATGTGCGCACGGCGCACGATGTAATCGTTCAAACCCCACCATTCGTGCACGATGATGATGGCGGGTCGAGCGTCTGCAATTTCATCGTCATAGGCCAGGTAGCCCTGGTGCAGTGCATCTCCAACCGCGTACTCGATTCGATTCGTTAAAATATTCATGGGTCAGGCTCGCTTTGAATTCAGAAATTGAAATTCTAACGCGTAAAACTATTAACCGGTAGCATTGTGATCTACCATATCGGCATGAATCATCTTGACCACATCGTTATCGCCGCGACCACTCTGAAGCAGGGCGTCGACCATGTTAAGTCAGCGCTTGGAGTTGGAATTCCAAAGGGCGGGATTCACCAGACCATGGCGACCCATAATCACTTGATGCAGCTAGGCAACGATGCTTATCTTGAAATCATCGCGATCGATCCCGACGCGACTGCTCCGTCCCATCCACGCTGGTTCGGACTCGATTCGACCCGGGTGCGCGAGGCGATCCGGCAGCAACCGCAACTTTTGACCTGGGTTATGAACACGACCGACTTACAACAGCTGGTTGAAAATGCAGGCTTCGACCTGGGCACGCCGACCGCTCTGAGTCGAGATAATCTCGAATGGGAAATTGCATTACCCGGCGATGGTCGACTCCTTGCTGACGGCATGCTGCCCTATTGCATTCAATGGCATAGCAGCCCGCACCCATCGGAGGATATGGCCGATCTGGATTGCTTACTGCAATCGCTGACGATTTTTCACAACCGCCCCCGCTGGATGGAAGAAAGACTGGATGCAATCGACGCCAGCCACCTGGTGCATGTCGAAGCCATTCCCGACACTGAAACGCCTTACCTGTCGGCCACCATCGATACGCCCAAGGGTACGATAACGCTTACCTAGTTGCCGAGAACGACAACTAAAATCTGGTGAAATTCTTTTCAAAAACCAGACGCTGAGTTCATTTTTTCGAGATTCCGCTAACGACCCATTTGAGACGCACGACTGATCTGCTCCCCGTCGCGCGCGGGGCACCCTATATTTAAGGGATACGGTCAAATTACCCTGTTAAATGCATCAGATGGTCGCAACCGAATAGGTAATGGCAGACAGGTATAACATCATGAAACGTGCAGGATGCAGCGAAAAACAAAACCGCGAAACCCAGTGAGTAAATAATTGCCCTGTAGTGCTGGTCTATCCAAGTATTGATTGCATACATGCTTCTTCGCCTCCCACAGCTTTTGGCATCTCTGTTTTTTAAATAATAAAAAAACCGTTTAATTGTCTGATTAATATCGCTCCATACTGTTGATGCGAATCAAGACTGATTCCGAATTTAATGATTCTGCCGACGCCTCACCTGTTCTTCTGCCCCGTGATTGATACCGGTCAACAATTAACCTCAAGTTTTGTGTTGGAATTAAATATATGAATCGAATATGGGGGATTTAGTTATGGTCGCTTCCACACCGGATTTCTCGCTTAAAGTAGAAGGCATCAAAGGAGCCTGTCCCGCGGGTGAAGCGTATGCAGAACAGAATATCGCGGATCAAAAGATCCCGGTTTTTTCCTGTGAAGGGCCCTGTATTCGAGGCGAAATCGCGCGCCTCGCGGCCAATATCGTGGCCCAAAAAGTGCCGTCCTTGGCACGCTGTTGTCACGCGGAAACCTTTCTGGTGCCGTACTCGTCGATGGCGCGCTGGGCCAAGGGTGCCGAACGCGCCGTTATGATCGATGGTTGTTTTCTCAAGTGCCACGGGCGGGTATTGAAGAATCTGCTCGATGAAGGGCGAATGATTCATATCGATGCGTTACCGCTATACAAGAAATATACGGACGTTTTCCTGTATACCGACATTCCACAGGCGGAGCGCGAAGCGGTGGCGGCGGAAGTGGCCGATAAAATCATTACCCTGCTCGAAACCGAGACCGGAATCCATTGAACCGGAACAGATGCCGGAGCCTCTGGTGAATCGCCGGCTTTTTAGCCAGGGAGGTTTCCCCCGAAATAATAACAATCATCGGGCCATTAGCCGTATTTCACCGGACGGACCCCATGAACGAAATTTTAGATGGAGGATGCAAAGATGAGCGTATCAGAATCGGTAACCGGCCCGATGCCCGAAGGCGGCGGACACGAGGACAAGAAAGAAAAAATCTGTAGCGTGATGCGGGAATGCTGTAGCGGGATGTCCGCTGCGGAAAAAAAGACCGTTATGCGCGACGTGATGCCGCACATGATGGACACCATGGGTGACAATTCTATGCGTGGCACGATGGGCATGATGATGGGCCATTGCATGCGCGCGTTTCGCTGGCTTCCCCTGATTCCGCTTGGATTTGGGATTGTATTTTTCTTGATTGGCTACTTTCTCAGCGCCGAGGCCGTGCGGATACTGTGGCTGGTGCTCGCGGCGATACCCATAATTTTGGGAACGCTGGCGCTTTTGATCACGAGCGCAATGAGTCGCTGAAAGATTCATGAAGAATCTTGAGGCCAACCTCGGGCCCTGGGTTGTTCGAAACCGCTGGTGGATCATCATGGTTACCATTGTGATGGTTGCCGTAATCAGTAGCGGTCTGCGGTTTCTGAGTTTCAATATGGACAACCGCGTGTTTTTCAGCGAGGACAATCCGCAACTGGTGGCATTGGAGACGCTGGAAAATACCTATGTAAAAACATACAACGTGGTGTTCATCGTTGCGCCGGCGAGCGGAAACGTGTTCGAGCGCCGTACGTTGGCCGCGGTGGAAGCGCTGACCGAGGCATCCTGGCAGATACCCTATTCCAGCCGGGTTGACTCGATTACCAATTATCAACACACCCGGGCGGAAGAAGACGACCTGATCATCGCGGATCTCGTCGAGAACGCCCACGGATTATCCGATGAAGCGCTGCAGCAAATCAAGGATATTGCCCTGAGTCGTCCGATGTTGGTCGACCGCCTGGTTTCCCCATCCGGTCACGTGACGGGTATCAATGTCAACATTTTACTGCCGGGTGAATCACAGCAAGAGGTGCCCGAGGTCGCCGGTTTCGTGCGCCAACTCGCCAACGATATAAAGCATAAATACCCGGACATCGACATACATATGACCGGCGCATTGATGATCGACAACGGCTTTGGCGAAATCACCGCCGATGACATGTCTAGCCTAGTTCCGATCATGTTTCTGGTGCTGATCGTCATCACCGGTGTCTCGCTGCGCTCGGTCAGCGGTACTTTCGTCACGCTGCTGGTGATTCTGATGTCGATGCTGACCGGGCTAGGTGCGGCCGGGTGGATCGGACTGCAGATGAACACCGCCTCGGCAGTTGCGCCGACCATTATCCTGACGTTGGCGATTGCCGACAGCGTCCATATTTTGGTGGCGATGTTTCACAAGATGCACGAAGGCAAAAGCAAGGCAGACGCCATCGGGGTCTCGCTACAACAAAACCTGCATCCGGTCTTCCTGACCAGCATCACCACGGTCATCGGGTTCCTGACAATGAACTTCTCGGATGCCCCACCTTTTCGCGATCTCGGCAACATCGTTGCGATCGGCATTGTGGCCGCCTTTTGCTATTCTGTGTTTTTCCTGCCCGCCATGATGGCTGTACTGCCGGGGCGCAATAAATCGAAAGCGGCGCCGGGCTGCGAATGCCACTGCGAGTGCTGCTCCTGCCAGGGACTGGCGAATTTCGTGATTAACCATCGTCGCGCTTTGTTCTGGGGATCGCTGGCCACTATCCTGATACTCGCGGCGGGCGCATCGCGCATCGAACTCAATGACGACATGATCGGATATATCGGCGAACAATATCAGATACGGCGGGCCAGCGACTTTATGGAGCAGGAACTTACCGGAGGCGATACGATCGAGTTTTCACTTTCATCCGGCGAGTCCGACGGCATCAACAGCCCCGAATACCTGGCTACCATCGAGGCTTTCGCCGAGTGGTACCGACAGCAGCCCAAGGTAGTGCACGTGGATGTTTTTACCGACATTATGAAACGCCTCAATCAAAACTTGCACGGCGACGATCCGGCCTGGTATCGAATCCCCGAGCGCCGCGACCTGGCGGCGCAATACCTGTTGCTTTACGAAATGTCGTTACCCTATGGCCTCGATCTCAATAACCAGATCAATGTCGACAAGTCCGCCACGCGCATGATCGTGTCGATCGAAAATACCACGACTCGCGAGCAACGCGAGATCGAACGACGCGGCCGTGAATGGCTTGAGGCCAATGCCCCGGAGCATATGGTTACCTATGGTTCTGGGCTGACCATGATGTGGGCCTACCTGTCGCAGCGCAACATCAACAGCATGCTGGCGGCATCGTTCGGTGCGCTGGTTCTGATCTCGGTTATTCTGATCTTTGCGTTGCGCAGCGTGAAACACGGCTTGATCAGTCTCGCGCCCAACCTGGCGCCGGCGATTATGGCTTTCGGCCTGTGGGGACTACTGGTCGGCCAGGTCGGGTTGGGCCTATCGGTCATTGTTTCGATGACGCTCGGTATCGTGGTCGACGATACCATCCATTTCCTCAGTAAATATCTGCATGCCCGGCGCGAACTGGGCATGAATGCCGCCTCTGCCGTGCGCCATTCGTTCAATACCGTCGGCACGGCGATGTGGGTGACCACGGTGGCACTGGTAGCGGGGTTCCTGGTGCTTGTGTTTTCCGGGTTTAAGATGAACGCCGATATGGGACTAGTGTCGGCGATTACCATCAGCCTGGCGCTGGCAATGGATTTTCTGTTTTTGCCGACGCTGCTGATCGGAATGGAGGCGTGGAAAGATCGAAAGGAATATGCGCGGGATATCGTCGCCGGTCGGGGTGTTTGAAGTAACATCAAACTCCGGGGACAGTGTACTAACTTAGTTTCCGACTAAAGCGAAGTTCCTGTGGTGTAAAAGCACCCCTTCTGTCCTGAGCTAAAAATATCGGCTCAACTGCAATTGCAAATAATCGTCTTTCTCGATCGCAAAGCTTGTATCGCCCGGTTCGGCATTGGTAAAGATCCGCGCTCGCAGTTCAAACACATAGTTTTCCTCAAGCCGTCGATCGGCCTCGATGTTGACGTAAGTCTCGCTGGTCTCCAGGTCGTAACCCACGCCGGCGAGCACGGCAGTGTCCTGGGTGTCGTTGAGCGCAAGCCGAATGCCAGCGAACAAGTCGTTGTCGGCCAGCGTCACGGGTTCGCTTTCGTCGCGGCCGTCGTATTGCAGTTCGAGCAGCACACCGACGTCAGCGACCGATTCCGCCACCTGGTAAAAGGTGTATTCGAATCCGCCTACCGCGGCGGAGAACGAATCGTTTTGGGTTTCGCGTGCGATGGCTTCCAGTTTCCACAGCCAGGCGTCGCCGGTGTATTGCAGGTCGAGACCGAGTTGATCGATCTGGTCGTAAAACGGGGTGAGTTCACTGCCGTCTTGATTTGGCAGCAGTCGGGCTTCTCGGCTGGTGCCGCTGAAGGCACTGACGCCAATGTCGACGCTGCCGACGTAATGGCTGTAGCGCAGCGCTAGGTCGACGTGGTTTTCCTCGTCCGACGATTCGTACTCGGGATTGTCCGTGTCGACCGGCAGCGGCGTGCGCAGGCGGCCATCTTCACCCGCAAAAGTCCGTTCGCGGAAATAGGGCAGCACATAGACACTGATCAATCCCCAGTCGCGCTGCAGTTCGAGGTCGATCATCGACTGGCCGAGCTTGTCTTCGCCATCGATGTCGGCGACGGCGTCGGTCTGGTTGATGATGTCGACTAGGTGTACCGATTCGGTCACGCCCCAAAACACGGTGTTGATGCCGATGAGCAGTTCGTAGTGTTCCGCCTCTTTCGCCCAGTAGGCCTCGCGCAGGTCTGCGAGCGAGCGCTCATCGTCGGTTTCGTCGTAGCGCAGGTAGGGGATGATCGATGCGCGCGATTCATC
It contains:
- a CDS encoding ATP-binding protein, whose amino-acid sequence is MLPPAKPLVGLDSNEHEKVLGRFYRAGDTNAPGAGLGLSIVKSIAQIHAAQIEMGESDLGGLSVRVRFQTSEARA
- a CDS encoding Ldh family oxidoreductase, which encodes MTEQSKVLTLAEVDDLARRALAGCGAHGQQLDIAVQSVVDAECDGIRTVGLGYLPLYCGHLQVGKINRDAQPSHAQITPSALRAHADSGFAHAAFVDSETDFYALARSQGIAALSIVDSYSAGVVGWFVQRMAGAGLIGIGFANSPSAVAPAPGARPFFGTNPMAFAIPRNGNVPVIADMATSQVALVTIKKAAAEGRSIPVGWGYDKDGNDTTDAAAVINGGALAPAGGYKGMLLGLLVDLLAGVLSGPHCSFQAPVFKDNTGGEPKVGQFFIAISPGAFAPGGDKAYSTRLETMLTALAQEPGVRLPGARRHETRLRVETDGVTVPIELLEKLENFAASG
- a CDS encoding aldolase/citrate lyase family protein, giving the protein MNFTQRLRNNELLLGTMLTIPAPEIAEMVTKCGFDWLFMDGEHSPLSTLDWQRMLQAVAGRSAGIIRVAARTESEIKKVLDIGADGIIAPQVNSADEARRIVEWCKYPPQGGRGVGLARAQGYGLDFASYVESANEHLAVIVQAEHIEAVDNIEEIAQVDGIDAVFVGPYDLSASMNKMGEIDHPEVVRAIDKVTRVCQQNDVALGYFGVTAESVQPYIDQGYRLICAGVDAGFVTQGSQDVLQKLTP
- a CDS encoding DUF2214 family protein — translated: MGDESDFAVVIAAALIAFGHFLAFFALAAALVIELALITESLSVKTARRIQRADRVVGIAATLLLVFGFLRVFYFEKGSDYYFANTFFQIKLGLFIVTALISLYPTIQYVRWNSELSQGIVPDLKSATVKRLKSAIHWELVLIGGILLCASLMAKSIGV
- the pdxH gene encoding pyridoxamine 5'-phosphate oxidase, whose protein sequence is MAIEIDLSDVRRDYEAHGIYRKDMDPDPIVQFGRWLQRARDLELLDATAMTLATADSGGRPSARIVLLKHVDDEGFCWYSDARSQKGQEIEANPQAALLFHWRDFSRQVRVHGKVEMLPVVDAEKYFLMRPEGSRFSAAASHQSADVESRSHLEDEVLRLRAAYPDGDVPRPETWLGYRLVPEYFEFWQGQDNRLHDRIVYTPVEGGWAMNRISP
- a CDS encoding dienelactone hydrolase family protein, translating into MNILTNRIEYAVGDALHQGYLAYDDEIADARPAIIIVHEWWGLNDYIVRRAHMLAELGYVALAIDMYGGGAVAQDTDQAGALMTGVLNDMETGTAALKAGYDVLLSQPGVDPGRTAAIGYCFGGAMVLHMARIGLPLLAVASFHGALGSFHTAEPGSIKPRILVCHGAADSMVTMEDLEGFKQEMEAAKADYEVLLLAEAKHGFSNPEADVNAKKYGIDLGYQQSADEKSWEALQALFSKVF
- a CDS encoding VOC family protein, giving the protein MIYHIGMNHLDHIVIAATTLKQGVDHVKSALGVGIPKGGIHQTMATHNHLMQLGNDAYLEIIAIDPDATAPSHPRWFGLDSTRVREAIRQQPQLLTWVMNTTDLQQLVENAGFDLGTPTALSRDNLEWEIALPGDGRLLADGMLPYCIQWHSSPHPSEDMADLDCLLQSLTIFHNRPRWMEERLDAIDASHLVHVEAIPDTETPYLSATIDTPKGTITLT
- a CDS encoding putative zinc-binding protein; protein product: MVASTPDFSLKVEGIKGACPAGEAYAEQNIADQKIPVFSCEGPCIRGEIARLAANIVAQKVPSLARCCHAETFLVPYSSMARWAKGAERAVMIDGCFLKCHGRVLKNLLDEGRMIHIDALPLYKKYTDVFLYTDIPQAEREAVAAEVADKIITLLETETGIH
- a CDS encoding efflux RND transporter permease subunit; amino-acid sequence: MKNLEANLGPWVVRNRWWIIMVTIVMVAVISSGLRFLSFNMDNRVFFSEDNPQLVALETLENTYVKTYNVVFIVAPASGNVFERRTLAAVEALTEASWQIPYSSRVDSITNYQHTRAEEDDLIIADLVENAHGLSDEALQQIKDIALSRPMLVDRLVSPSGHVTGINVNILLPGESQQEVPEVAGFVRQLANDIKHKYPDIDIHMTGALMIDNGFGEITADDMSSLVPIMFLVLIVITGVSLRSVSGTFVTLLVILMSMLTGLGAAGWIGLQMNTASAVAPTIILTLAIADSVHILVAMFHKMHEGKSKADAIGVSLQQNLHPVFLTSITTVIGFLTMNFSDAPPFRDLGNIVAIGIVAAFCYSVFFLPAMMAVLPGRNKSKAAPGCECHCECCSCQGLANFVINHRRALFWGSLATILILAAGASRIELNDDMIGYIGEQYQIRRASDFMEQELTGGDTIEFSLSSGESDGINSPEYLATIEAFAEWYRQQPKVVHVDVFTDIMKRLNQNLHGDDPAWYRIPERRDLAAQYLLLYEMSLPYGLDLNNQINVDKSATRMIVSIENTTTREQREIERRGREWLEANAPEHMVTYGSGLTMMWAYLSQRNINSMLAASFGALVLISVILIFALRSVKHGLISLAPNLAPAIMAFGLWGLLVGQVGLGLSVIVSMTLGIVVDDTIHFLSKYLHARRELGMNAASAVRHSFNTVGTAMWVTTVALVAGFLVLVFSGFKMNADMGLVSAITISLALAMDFLFLPTLLIGMEAWKDRKEYARDIVAGRGV